One Primulina tabacum isolate GXHZ01 chromosome 10, ASM2559414v2, whole genome shotgun sequence DNA segment encodes these proteins:
- the LOC142505193 gene encoding serine/threonine-protein kinase STY46-like isoform X5 has product MWKGQKMFSLTRGYWIWLVILLIGPHLKYDLCRFYQSLTGIQKIRSFHASHSTEDMMKPVLHFFVSIHPPPAFGSCPNLELLALEASSSEDQDGNRAVNTSVKCLRPMHEITFSTVDKPKLLSQLTSLLAEVGLNIQEAHAFSTVDGYSLDVFVVDGWPFEEVEQLQTALEEEFLKIEFVMQKTSRPSPHPRSLSPLSEHEHVDIKCESDRLEIPSDGTDVWEMDPNFLKFEYKVASGSYGDLYKGTYCSQEVAIKILKAERLNAELQKEFAQEVYIMRKVRHKNVVQFLGACTRPPNLCIVTEFMSGGSVYDYLHKQKGTFKLPSLLKVAVDVSRGMNYLHQNNIIHRDLKAANLLMDENEVVKVGDFGVARVKAETGVMTAETGTYRWMAPEVIEHKPYDHKVDVFSFGVVLWELLTGKLPYEHLTPLQAAVGVVQKGLRPTIPTHTHPKLAELLERCWQQDPTLRPDFTEITEILRKISEEVGGDGTDKRRGFFSSLRHGRHQ; this is encoded by the exons ATGTGGAAAGGGCAGAAGATGTTCTCACTCACAAGAGGTTACTGGATCTGGCTCGTGATCCTGCTAATAGGCCCGCATTTGAAGTACGACTTGTGCAG GTTTTACCAGTCTCTGACGGGAATTCAGAAGATTCGATCCTTTCACGCCAGCCACAGTACGGAAG ATATGATGAAACCTGTGCTCCATTTTTTTGTCAGCATCCATCCGCCACCTGCTTTTGGCTCTTGTCCTAATCTTGAATTACTTGCACTGGAAGCAAGCAGTTCAGAAGATCAAGATGGGAACAGAGCTGTAAATACTAGTGTGAAGTGTCTAAG GCCCATGCATGAAATTACTTTCTCAACAGTTGACAAGCCAAAACTCCTCAGTCAG TTGACTTCCTTATTAGCTGAAGTCGGGTTGAACATCCAGGAAGCACATGCTTTTTCAACCGTGGATGGCTACTCTCTAGATGTTTTTGTTGTCGATGGTTGGCCATTTGAG gaGGTTGAGCAACTCCAAACTGCACTGGAGGAAGAATTTCTGAAAATTgag TTTGTCATGCAGAAAACTTCCCGGCCAAGTCCACATCCACGTTCTTTGTCTCCTCTTAGTGAGCATGAGCATGTAGACATAAAGTGCGAATCCGATCGTTTGGAAATACCCAGTGATGGCACTGATGTTTGGGAAATGGACccaaattttttgaaattcgAGTACAAAGTAGCATCGGGATCATACGGTGATTT ATATAAAGGTACATACTGTAGTCAGGAAGTAGCAATCAAAATTCTCAAGGCAGAGCGCTTGAATGCAGAACTGCAGAAAGAGTTTGCCCAAGAAGTATACATAATGAG AAAGGTTCGACACAAAAATGTTGTTCAGTTCCTAGGAGCGTGCACTAGACCTCCAAACCTCTGTATCGTGACAG AATTCATGTCTGGGGGAAGCGTGTATGATTATTTACACAAGCAAAAGGGTACCTTTAAGCTTCCATCTTTGCTCAAAGTGGCTGTTGATGTATCAAGGGGAATGAACTATTTGCATCAAAACAATATAATCCACAGGGACTTAAAGGCTGCCAATCTTTTGATGGATGAAAATGAG GTAGTTAAGGTTGGTGATTTTGGCGTGGCCAGAGTGAAAGCAGAAACTGGTGTGATGACTGCTGAAACTGGGACATATCGGTGGATGGCTCCTGAG GTCATAGAACACAAACCCTATGATCATAAAGTCGACGTCTTCAGTTTTGGGGTGGTTTTATGGGAGCTGCTGACAGGAAAG CTTCCATACGAGCACTTGACCCCTTTGCAAGCGGCGGTTGGAGTGGTGCAAAAG GGTCTTCGTCCGACTATTCCTACACACACTCATCCAAAGCTTGCTGAACTGCTGGAGAGATGTTGGCAGCAAGACCCTACTTTGAGACCTGACTTTACTGAAATAACGGAAATCTTACGGAAAATTTCAGAGGAG GTTGGAGGCGATGGAACCGACAAACGTCGAGGATTTTTTTCCAGCTTGAGGCATGGACGACATCAATAG
- the LOC142505193 gene encoding serine/threonine-protein kinase STY46-like isoform X3, with the protein MVMELNDSCGSKVVESAPRKTGPQQKKLEVYNNVLRRLKEVDHPEAQEPAFDDHIWEHFNRLPARYAMDVNVERAEDVLTHKRLLDLARDPANRPAFEVRLVQVLPVSDGNSEDSILSRQPQYGSIHPPPAFGSCPNLELLALEASSSEDQDGNRAVNTSVKCLRPMHEITFSTVDKPKLLSQEAHAFSTVDGYSLDVFVVDGWPFEEVEQLQTALEEEFLKIEFVMQKTSRPSPHPRSLSPLSEHEHVDIKCESDRLEIPSDGTDVWEMDPNFLKFEYKVASGSYGDLYKGTYCSQEVAIKILKAERLNAELQKEFAQEVYIMRKVRHKNVVQFLGACTRPPNLCIVTEFMSGGSVYDYLHKQKGTFKLPSLLKVAVDVSRGMNYLHQNNIIHRDLKAANLLMDENEVVKVGDFGVARVKAETGVMTAETGTYRWMAPEVIEHKPYDHKVDVFSFGVVLWELLTGKLPYEHLTPLQAAVGVVQKGLRPTIPTHTHPKLAELLERCWQQDPTLRPDFTEITEILRKISEEVGGDGTDKRRGFFSSLRHGRHQ; encoded by the exons ATGGTGATGGAACTTAACGACAGCTGCGGCAGTAAGGTGGTGGAATCGGCTCCAAGGAAGACCGGGCCACAGCAGAAGAAGTTGGAGGTGTACAATAATGTCCTGCGCCGGCTTAAAGAAGTCGACCACCCGGAGGCTCAGGAGCCAGCTTTCGATGATCATATATGGGAGCATTTCAACCGCCTTCCCGCCAG GTATGCGATGGATGTGAATGTGGAAAGGGCAGAAGATGTTCTCACTCACAAGAGGTTACTGGATCTGGCTCGTGATCCTGCTAATAGGCCCGCATTTGAAGTACGACTTGTGCAG GTTTTACCAGTCTCTGACGGGAATTCAGAAGATTCGATCCTTTCACGCCAGCCACAGTACGGAAG CATCCATCCGCCACCTGCTTTTGGCTCTTGTCCTAATCTTGAATTACTTGCACTGGAAGCAAGCAGTTCAGAAGATCAAGATGGGAACAGAGCTGTAAATACTAGTGTGAAGTGTCTAAG GCCCATGCATGAAATTACTTTCTCAACAGTTGACAAGCCAAAACTCCTCAGTCAG GAAGCACATGCTTTTTCAACCGTGGATGGCTACTCTCTAGATGTTTTTGTTGTCGATGGTTGGCCATTTGAG gaGGTTGAGCAACTCCAAACTGCACTGGAGGAAGAATTTCTGAAAATTgag TTTGTCATGCAGAAAACTTCCCGGCCAAGTCCACATCCACGTTCTTTGTCTCCTCTTAGTGAGCATGAGCATGTAGACATAAAGTGCGAATCCGATCGTTTGGAAATACCCAGTGATGGCACTGATGTTTGGGAAATGGACccaaattttttgaaattcgAGTACAAAGTAGCATCGGGATCATACGGTGATTT ATATAAAGGTACATACTGTAGTCAGGAAGTAGCAATCAAAATTCTCAAGGCAGAGCGCTTGAATGCAGAACTGCAGAAAGAGTTTGCCCAAGAAGTATACATAATGAG AAAGGTTCGACACAAAAATGTTGTTCAGTTCCTAGGAGCGTGCACTAGACCTCCAAACCTCTGTATCGTGACAG AATTCATGTCTGGGGGAAGCGTGTATGATTATTTACACAAGCAAAAGGGTACCTTTAAGCTTCCATCTTTGCTCAAAGTGGCTGTTGATGTATCAAGGGGAATGAACTATTTGCATCAAAACAATATAATCCACAGGGACTTAAAGGCTGCCAATCTTTTGATGGATGAAAATGAG GTAGTTAAGGTTGGTGATTTTGGCGTGGCCAGAGTGAAAGCAGAAACTGGTGTGATGACTGCTGAAACTGGGACATATCGGTGGATGGCTCCTGAG GTCATAGAACACAAACCCTATGATCATAAAGTCGACGTCTTCAGTTTTGGGGTGGTTTTATGGGAGCTGCTGACAGGAAAG CTTCCATACGAGCACTTGACCCCTTTGCAAGCGGCGGTTGGAGTGGTGCAAAAG GGTCTTCGTCCGACTATTCCTACACACACTCATCCAAAGCTTGCTGAACTGCTGGAGAGATGTTGGCAGCAAGACCCTACTTTGAGACCTGACTTTACTGAAATAACGGAAATCTTACGGAAAATTTCAGAGGAG GTTGGAGGCGATGGAACCGACAAACGTCGAGGATTTTTTTCCAGCTTGAGGCATGGACGACATCAATAG
- the LOC142505193 gene encoding serine/threonine-protein kinase STY46-like isoform X2 produces MVMELNDSCGSKVVESAPRKTGPQQKKLEVYNNVLRRLKEVDHPEAQEPAFDDHIWEHFNRLPARYAMDVNVERAEDVLTHKRLLDLARDPANRPAFEVRLVQVLPVSDGNSEDSILSRQPQYGSIHPPPAFGSCPNLELLALEASSSEDQDGNRAVNTSVKCLRPMHEITFSTVDKPKLLSQLTSLLAEVGLNIQEAHAFSTVDGYSLDVFVVDGWPFEEVEQLQTALEEEFLKIEKTSRPSPHPRSLSPLSEHEHVDIKCESDRLEIPSDGTDVWEMDPNFLKFEYKVASGSYGDLYKGTYCSQEVAIKILKAERLNAELQKEFAQEVYIMRKVRHKNVVQFLGACTRPPNLCIVTEFMSGGSVYDYLHKQKGTFKLPSLLKVAVDVSRGMNYLHQNNIIHRDLKAANLLMDENEVVKVGDFGVARVKAETGVMTAETGTYRWMAPEVIEHKPYDHKVDVFSFGVVLWELLTGKLPYEHLTPLQAAVGVVQKGLRPTIPTHTHPKLAELLERCWQQDPTLRPDFTEITEILRKISEEVGGDGTDKRRGFFSSLRHGRHQ; encoded by the exons ATGGTGATGGAACTTAACGACAGCTGCGGCAGTAAGGTGGTGGAATCGGCTCCAAGGAAGACCGGGCCACAGCAGAAGAAGTTGGAGGTGTACAATAATGTCCTGCGCCGGCTTAAAGAAGTCGACCACCCGGAGGCTCAGGAGCCAGCTTTCGATGATCATATATGGGAGCATTTCAACCGCCTTCCCGCCAG GTATGCGATGGATGTGAATGTGGAAAGGGCAGAAGATGTTCTCACTCACAAGAGGTTACTGGATCTGGCTCGTGATCCTGCTAATAGGCCCGCATTTGAAGTACGACTTGTGCAG GTTTTACCAGTCTCTGACGGGAATTCAGAAGATTCGATCCTTTCACGCCAGCCACAGTACGGAAG CATCCATCCGCCACCTGCTTTTGGCTCTTGTCCTAATCTTGAATTACTTGCACTGGAAGCAAGCAGTTCAGAAGATCAAGATGGGAACAGAGCTGTAAATACTAGTGTGAAGTGTCTAAG GCCCATGCATGAAATTACTTTCTCAACAGTTGACAAGCCAAAACTCCTCAGTCAG TTGACTTCCTTATTAGCTGAAGTCGGGTTGAACATCCAGGAAGCACATGCTTTTTCAACCGTGGATGGCTACTCTCTAGATGTTTTTGTTGTCGATGGTTGGCCATTTGAG gaGGTTGAGCAACTCCAAACTGCACTGGAGGAAGAATTTCTGAAAATTgag AAAACTTCCCGGCCAAGTCCACATCCACGTTCTTTGTCTCCTCTTAGTGAGCATGAGCATGTAGACATAAAGTGCGAATCCGATCGTTTGGAAATACCCAGTGATGGCACTGATGTTTGGGAAATGGACccaaattttttgaaattcgAGTACAAAGTAGCATCGGGATCATACGGTGATTT ATATAAAGGTACATACTGTAGTCAGGAAGTAGCAATCAAAATTCTCAAGGCAGAGCGCTTGAATGCAGAACTGCAGAAAGAGTTTGCCCAAGAAGTATACATAATGAG AAAGGTTCGACACAAAAATGTTGTTCAGTTCCTAGGAGCGTGCACTAGACCTCCAAACCTCTGTATCGTGACAG AATTCATGTCTGGGGGAAGCGTGTATGATTATTTACACAAGCAAAAGGGTACCTTTAAGCTTCCATCTTTGCTCAAAGTGGCTGTTGATGTATCAAGGGGAATGAACTATTTGCATCAAAACAATATAATCCACAGGGACTTAAAGGCTGCCAATCTTTTGATGGATGAAAATGAG GTAGTTAAGGTTGGTGATTTTGGCGTGGCCAGAGTGAAAGCAGAAACTGGTGTGATGACTGCTGAAACTGGGACATATCGGTGGATGGCTCCTGAG GTCATAGAACACAAACCCTATGATCATAAAGTCGACGTCTTCAGTTTTGGGGTGGTTTTATGGGAGCTGCTGACAGGAAAG CTTCCATACGAGCACTTGACCCCTTTGCAAGCGGCGGTTGGAGTGGTGCAAAAG GGTCTTCGTCCGACTATTCCTACACACACTCATCCAAAGCTTGCTGAACTGCTGGAGAGATGTTGGCAGCAAGACCCTACTTTGAGACCTGACTTTACTGAAATAACGGAAATCTTACGGAAAATTTCAGAGGAG GTTGGAGGCGATGGAACCGACAAACGTCGAGGATTTTTTTCCAGCTTGAGGCATGGACGACATCAATAG
- the LOC142505193 gene encoding serine/threonine-protein kinase STY46-like isoform X4, whose product MVMELNDSCGSKVVESAPRKTGPQQKKLEVYNNVLRRLKEVDHPEAQEPAFDDHIWEHFNRLPARYAMDVNVERAEDVLTHKRLLDLARDPANRPAFEVRLVQVLPVSDGNSEDSILSRQPQYGSIHPPPAFGSCPNLELLALEASSSEDQDGNRAVNTSVKCLRPMHEITFSTVDKPKLLSQEAHAFSTVDGYSLDVFVVDGWPFEEVEQLQTALEEEFLKIEKTSRPSPHPRSLSPLSEHEHVDIKCESDRLEIPSDGTDVWEMDPNFLKFEYKVASGSYGDLYKGTYCSQEVAIKILKAERLNAELQKEFAQEVYIMRKVRHKNVVQFLGACTRPPNLCIVTEFMSGGSVYDYLHKQKGTFKLPSLLKVAVDVSRGMNYLHQNNIIHRDLKAANLLMDENEVVKVGDFGVARVKAETGVMTAETGTYRWMAPEVIEHKPYDHKVDVFSFGVVLWELLTGKLPYEHLTPLQAAVGVVQKGLRPTIPTHTHPKLAELLERCWQQDPTLRPDFTEITEILRKISEEVGGDGTDKRRGFFSSLRHGRHQ is encoded by the exons ATGGTGATGGAACTTAACGACAGCTGCGGCAGTAAGGTGGTGGAATCGGCTCCAAGGAAGACCGGGCCACAGCAGAAGAAGTTGGAGGTGTACAATAATGTCCTGCGCCGGCTTAAAGAAGTCGACCACCCGGAGGCTCAGGAGCCAGCTTTCGATGATCATATATGGGAGCATTTCAACCGCCTTCCCGCCAG GTATGCGATGGATGTGAATGTGGAAAGGGCAGAAGATGTTCTCACTCACAAGAGGTTACTGGATCTGGCTCGTGATCCTGCTAATAGGCCCGCATTTGAAGTACGACTTGTGCAG GTTTTACCAGTCTCTGACGGGAATTCAGAAGATTCGATCCTTTCACGCCAGCCACAGTACGGAAG CATCCATCCGCCACCTGCTTTTGGCTCTTGTCCTAATCTTGAATTACTTGCACTGGAAGCAAGCAGTTCAGAAGATCAAGATGGGAACAGAGCTGTAAATACTAGTGTGAAGTGTCTAAG GCCCATGCATGAAATTACTTTCTCAACAGTTGACAAGCCAAAACTCCTCAGTCAG GAAGCACATGCTTTTTCAACCGTGGATGGCTACTCTCTAGATGTTTTTGTTGTCGATGGTTGGCCATTTGAG gaGGTTGAGCAACTCCAAACTGCACTGGAGGAAGAATTTCTGAAAATTgag AAAACTTCCCGGCCAAGTCCACATCCACGTTCTTTGTCTCCTCTTAGTGAGCATGAGCATGTAGACATAAAGTGCGAATCCGATCGTTTGGAAATACCCAGTGATGGCACTGATGTTTGGGAAATGGACccaaattttttgaaattcgAGTACAAAGTAGCATCGGGATCATACGGTGATTT ATATAAAGGTACATACTGTAGTCAGGAAGTAGCAATCAAAATTCTCAAGGCAGAGCGCTTGAATGCAGAACTGCAGAAAGAGTTTGCCCAAGAAGTATACATAATGAG AAAGGTTCGACACAAAAATGTTGTTCAGTTCCTAGGAGCGTGCACTAGACCTCCAAACCTCTGTATCGTGACAG AATTCATGTCTGGGGGAAGCGTGTATGATTATTTACACAAGCAAAAGGGTACCTTTAAGCTTCCATCTTTGCTCAAAGTGGCTGTTGATGTATCAAGGGGAATGAACTATTTGCATCAAAACAATATAATCCACAGGGACTTAAAGGCTGCCAATCTTTTGATGGATGAAAATGAG GTAGTTAAGGTTGGTGATTTTGGCGTGGCCAGAGTGAAAGCAGAAACTGGTGTGATGACTGCTGAAACTGGGACATATCGGTGGATGGCTCCTGAG GTCATAGAACACAAACCCTATGATCATAAAGTCGACGTCTTCAGTTTTGGGGTGGTTTTATGGGAGCTGCTGACAGGAAAG CTTCCATACGAGCACTTGACCCCTTTGCAAGCGGCGGTTGGAGTGGTGCAAAAG GGTCTTCGTCCGACTATTCCTACACACACTCATCCAAAGCTTGCTGAACTGCTGGAGAGATGTTGGCAGCAAGACCCTACTTTGAGACCTGACTTTACTGAAATAACGGAAATCTTACGGAAAATTTCAGAGGAG GTTGGAGGCGATGGAACCGACAAACGTCGAGGATTTTTTTCCAGCTTGAGGCATGGACGACATCAATAG
- the LOC142505193 gene encoding serine/threonine-protein kinase STY46-like isoform X1 has translation MVMELNDSCGSKVVESAPRKTGPQQKKLEVYNNVLRRLKEVDHPEAQEPAFDDHIWEHFNRLPARYAMDVNVERAEDVLTHKRLLDLARDPANRPAFEVRLVQVLPVSDGNSEDSILSRQPQYGSIHPPPAFGSCPNLELLALEASSSEDQDGNRAVNTSVKCLRPMHEITFSTVDKPKLLSQLTSLLAEVGLNIQEAHAFSTVDGYSLDVFVVDGWPFEEVEQLQTALEEEFLKIEFVMQKTSRPSPHPRSLSPLSEHEHVDIKCESDRLEIPSDGTDVWEMDPNFLKFEYKVASGSYGDLYKGTYCSQEVAIKILKAERLNAELQKEFAQEVYIMRKVRHKNVVQFLGACTRPPNLCIVTEFMSGGSVYDYLHKQKGTFKLPSLLKVAVDVSRGMNYLHQNNIIHRDLKAANLLMDENEVVKVGDFGVARVKAETGVMTAETGTYRWMAPEVIEHKPYDHKVDVFSFGVVLWELLTGKLPYEHLTPLQAAVGVVQKGLRPTIPTHTHPKLAELLERCWQQDPTLRPDFTEITEILRKISEEVGGDGTDKRRGFFSSLRHGRHQ, from the exons ATGGTGATGGAACTTAACGACAGCTGCGGCAGTAAGGTGGTGGAATCGGCTCCAAGGAAGACCGGGCCACAGCAGAAGAAGTTGGAGGTGTACAATAATGTCCTGCGCCGGCTTAAAGAAGTCGACCACCCGGAGGCTCAGGAGCCAGCTTTCGATGATCATATATGGGAGCATTTCAACCGCCTTCCCGCCAG GTATGCGATGGATGTGAATGTGGAAAGGGCAGAAGATGTTCTCACTCACAAGAGGTTACTGGATCTGGCTCGTGATCCTGCTAATAGGCCCGCATTTGAAGTACGACTTGTGCAG GTTTTACCAGTCTCTGACGGGAATTCAGAAGATTCGATCCTTTCACGCCAGCCACAGTACGGAAG CATCCATCCGCCACCTGCTTTTGGCTCTTGTCCTAATCTTGAATTACTTGCACTGGAAGCAAGCAGTTCAGAAGATCAAGATGGGAACAGAGCTGTAAATACTAGTGTGAAGTGTCTAAG GCCCATGCATGAAATTACTTTCTCAACAGTTGACAAGCCAAAACTCCTCAGTCAG TTGACTTCCTTATTAGCTGAAGTCGGGTTGAACATCCAGGAAGCACATGCTTTTTCAACCGTGGATGGCTACTCTCTAGATGTTTTTGTTGTCGATGGTTGGCCATTTGAG gaGGTTGAGCAACTCCAAACTGCACTGGAGGAAGAATTTCTGAAAATTgag TTTGTCATGCAGAAAACTTCCCGGCCAAGTCCACATCCACGTTCTTTGTCTCCTCTTAGTGAGCATGAGCATGTAGACATAAAGTGCGAATCCGATCGTTTGGAAATACCCAGTGATGGCACTGATGTTTGGGAAATGGACccaaattttttgaaattcgAGTACAAAGTAGCATCGGGATCATACGGTGATTT ATATAAAGGTACATACTGTAGTCAGGAAGTAGCAATCAAAATTCTCAAGGCAGAGCGCTTGAATGCAGAACTGCAGAAAGAGTTTGCCCAAGAAGTATACATAATGAG AAAGGTTCGACACAAAAATGTTGTTCAGTTCCTAGGAGCGTGCACTAGACCTCCAAACCTCTGTATCGTGACAG AATTCATGTCTGGGGGAAGCGTGTATGATTATTTACACAAGCAAAAGGGTACCTTTAAGCTTCCATCTTTGCTCAAAGTGGCTGTTGATGTATCAAGGGGAATGAACTATTTGCATCAAAACAATATAATCCACAGGGACTTAAAGGCTGCCAATCTTTTGATGGATGAAAATGAG GTAGTTAAGGTTGGTGATTTTGGCGTGGCCAGAGTGAAAGCAGAAACTGGTGTGATGACTGCTGAAACTGGGACATATCGGTGGATGGCTCCTGAG GTCATAGAACACAAACCCTATGATCATAAAGTCGACGTCTTCAGTTTTGGGGTGGTTTTATGGGAGCTGCTGACAGGAAAG CTTCCATACGAGCACTTGACCCCTTTGCAAGCGGCGGTTGGAGTGGTGCAAAAG GGTCTTCGTCCGACTATTCCTACACACACTCATCCAAAGCTTGCTGAACTGCTGGAGAGATGTTGGCAGCAAGACCCTACTTTGAGACCTGACTTTACTGAAATAACGGAAATCTTACGGAAAATTTCAGAGGAG GTTGGAGGCGATGGAACCGACAAACGTCGAGGATTTTTTTCCAGCTTGAGGCATGGACGACATCAATAG